The following proteins are encoded in a genomic region of Coffea eugenioides isolate CCC68of unplaced genomic scaffold, Ceug_1.0 ScVebR1_2176;HRSCAF=3164, whole genome shotgun sequence:
- the LOC113756332 gene encoding flavin-containing monooxygenase FMO GS-OX-like 5, with amino-acid sequence MLPPTVGCLRFSSQLFKYHNIRQNKNDSPKDQLTGSTQNVHRQQSNNKERYKYHFPFLEINGIVAVDDNRVGPLYKHIFPPALAPWLSFVGLPWKVVPFPLFEFQSKWIAGTLCGRLSLPSPKEMMADIQAFYSSMEASGTPKRYTHNMAGYQFEYDDWLAAQCGCLPTEEWRKQMYVETSMRKRSQPETYRDQWEDEHLVRQAQADFSQYFSKVPSS; translated from the exons ATGCTGCCACCTACAGTAGGTTGTCTAAGATTTAGTTCCCAGCTATTCAAGTATCATAACATAAGACAGAATAAG AATGACTCTCCTAAAGATCAATTAACTGGAAGCACACAAAATGTTCATAGGCAACAATCAAATAACAAAGAAAG GTACAAATATCACTTTCCGTTCCTTGAAATTAATGGCATTGTAGCTGTGGATGATAACCGTGTGGGGCCACTTTACAAGCATATTTTTCCTCCAGCTTTAGCGCCATGGCTTTCATTCGTTGGGTTGCCGTGGAAG GTTGTACCTTTCCCCTTGTTTGAATTTCAGAGCAAGTGGATAGCTGGTACTCTGTGTGGTCGGCTTTCACTTCCTTCTCCCAAGGAGATGATGGCTGATATTCAAGCTTTCTACTCATCAATGGAAGCATCTGGCACTCCAAAGCGGTATACTCATAACATGGCTGGTTATCAG TTCGAATATGACGATTGGTTGGCTGCTCAGTGTGGTTGTCTGCCGACTGAAGAATGGAGAAAGCAGATGTATGTTGAAACTTCCATGAGAAAGAGGTCTCAGCCTGAGACATACAGAGACCAGTGGGAAGATGAACACTTGGTCAGACAGGCACAAGCTGATTTTTCACAGTACTTTTCAAAAGTTCCCAGTAGCTAG
- the LOC113756335 gene encoding translation initiation factor IF-2, chloroplastic-like — MGAYKVQVPFDGKPQTCVFLDTPGHEAFGAMRARGARVTDIAVIVVATNDGIRPQTEEAIAHAKAAGVRIVIAINKVRLHLF, encoded by the exons ATGGGGGCATACAAGGTACAAGTACCTTTTGATGGCAAGCCACAGACTTGTGTTTTCCTTGACACCCCTGGACATGAG GCATTTGGAGCAATGAGAGCTCGTGGAGCCAGAGTAACAGACATTGCTGTTATTGTAGTTGCTACTAATGATGGAATTCGACCTCAAACAGAAGAGGCCATTGCTCATGCCAAAGCAGCTGGAGTGCGAATTGTTATTGCTATAAACAAAGTGCGCTTGCATTTATTCTGA